ACAGGACGTTGATGTCCTGGACGCCGATGTTGAGCGCGGAGAGGACCGACTGGACGTTGACCTTCGCGGGCAGGCCGACGCAGGGCTTGTTGAGGGTGCCCTGGACCAGGCTGAGCTGGGGGCTCAGGTCGCCGGTGGTCTTCTGGTTGCCGTAGATCTGCTGGGCACCGTTGCCGTTGACGGTGTTGATCCCGTTGTCGTTGCCGATGGCCATGGCCGGGGCAGCAGCGGCAGCGCCCGCGCCGAGCGCAACGGCGGAGACCGCGGCAGCGGTCATGATCTTCTTGAGCATCATTGATCCTTTTGTCGCACGAGTGCCCGCTAGTGGAGCGCCCTGATCAACCGGGCCACCGCGGGGTTGGTTCCGCTGCTTCACTCAAACGGCCCGCCGGGGGTGGACTTTTCCCCAGCGTGGGTGAGGCCGCTCCGGACGCCTGCGCGAAGCCCGTACGCAGCCCCCAGGGCCCGGCCTCCCCGTTCAAGATCCTGTTGCGCTCCGTAGAAGGTGTTCGCACGGTGGGTGAGGAAGCGGATTGTTCCCGTCCGTTTTTGTGCGACCACCGAAGGAAGCCCCTATGCACCGCACCAAGCCGTCCCGCCTCCGCGTCCTCGTCCCGTCGGCCCTCGCCGTCGTCATACTGTCCGGCGCGGCCGCTCCCGCGAGCGCCGTGGACGGTGGCAGTGCCGCAGCCCTCGAGAAGCGGGCGGCTGCCGTGCAGGAGCAGATCGAGCGGATCGAGGAGATCGCGGCGGCCCCCGAACGGGCCCCGGCCGGTCCGATCGACGACCTCATCAACGGCCTCACCAAGACGCTCACGGACCTGCTGAAGTCCCTCACGGGCCTGCTGCCCGCCGGGGTGACGCTGCCGCCGATCCAGCTGCCGAAGATCCCCGAGATCAAGCTGCCGGAGCTGCCCGGAGTGACCCTCCCGCCGATCAACCTCCCGGCGCTGCCGGGGCTGCCGGCCCCGGCCGTTCCGGCGGTCCCGC
The Streptomyces sp. NBC_00091 genome window above contains:
- a CDS encoding rodlin, producing the protein MLKKIMTAAAVSAVALGAGAAAAAPAMAIGNDNGINTVNGNGAQQIYGNQKTTGDLSPQLSLVQGTLNKPCVGLPAKVNVQSVLSALNIGVQDINVLSSPQNQQCTENSTQAKGDEALSHILSNIPILSGNGSIGS